One window of Triticum dicoccoides isolate Atlit2015 ecotype Zavitan chromosome 5A, WEW_v2.0, whole genome shotgun sequence genomic DNA carries:
- the LOC119299931 gene encoding uncharacterized protein LOC119299931 — MPSLQKALPPELADNALRLYRECLRRAKFIGSQQHNTGLLVSMVRQQFKKNMHETDPEKIQKMKDDAARGLINHIIYESEKMTGRKFSG; from the exons ATGCCTTCACTTCAGAAAGCTTTACCTCCAGAACTTGCCGACAATGCGCTTAGA TTATACCGCGAATGCTTAAGGAGGGCTAAGTTCATCGGTAGTCAG CAACATAACACAGGACTTCTTGTTTCCATGGTGAGGCAACAGTTCAAGAAAAACATGCATGAAACTGATCCAGAGAAGATACAGAAAATGAAGGATGA TGCGGCACGGGGCCTTATCAATCACATAATATATGAATCCGAGAAGATGACAGGACGTAAATTCTCAGGTTAA
- the LOC119299932 gene encoding probable boron transporter 2, with product MEESFVPLRGIKNDVRGRLTCYKQDWTGGFSAGIRILAPTTYIFFASAIPVISFGEQLERSTDGVLTAVQTLASTALCGIIHSIVGGQPLLILGVAEPTVIMYTFMFSFAKDRADLGPNLFLAWAGWVCVWTALLLFLLAVLGACSIINRFTRIAGELFGLLIAMLFMQQAIKGLVDEFRIPGRENIKALQFVPSWRFANGMFAIVLSFGLLLTALRSRKARSWRYGAGWLRGFVADYGVPLMVLVWTGVSYIPHDSVPKGIPRRLFSPNPWSPGAYDNWTVIKDMLQVPVMYIIGAFMPATMIAVLYYFDHSVASQLAQQAEFNLRKPPSFHYDLLLLGFLTLMCGLIGIPPSNGVIPQSPMHTKSLATLKHQILRNRLVATARQSMRQNASLSQLYNNMQDAYHQIQTPLIHQQQTVKGLNELKDSTVQLASSMGNFDAPVDETIFDIEKEIDDLLPMEVKEQRLSNFLQAVMVGGCVAAMPLLKKIPTAVLWGYFAFMAIESLPGNQFWERILLLFTAPSRRYKVLEEYHTTFVETVPFKTIAMFTLFQTTYLLVCFGITWIPIAGVLFPLMIMLLVPVRQYILPKLFKGAHLNDLDAAEYEESPAIPFNLAAQDIDVALGRTQSAEILDDMVTRSRGEIKRLNSPKITSSGGTPVTELKGIRSPCMSEKAYSPRVNELRHERSPLGGRDSPRMGEARPSKLGEGSTPK from the exons ATGGAGGAGAGCTTCGTGCCCCTCCGAGGCATCAAGAACGACGTCCGCGGGCGGCTCACCTGCTACAAGCAGGACTGGACGGGAGGCTTCAGCGCCGGTATCAG GATCCTGGCGCCGACCACCTACATCTTCTTCGCGTCCGCGATACCCGTGATATCGTTCGGGGAGCAATTGGAGAGGAGCACCG ATGGGGTCCTCACGGCAGTGCAGACATTGGCATCCACCGCCCTGTGTGGCATAATCCACTCCATTGTGGGAGGGCAGCCCCTGCTGATCCTGGGCGTGGCAGAGCCGACCGTCATAATGTATACCTTCATGTTCAGCTTCGCCAAGGACAGGGCCGACCTCGGTCCCAACCTCTTCCTCGCCTGGGCCGGTTG GGTCTGTGTGTGGACTGCCCTCTTGCTGTTCTTGCTGGCGGTACTGGGCGCGTGCTCCATCATAAACCGGTTCACCCGCATCGCCGGTGAGCTGTTCGGGCTCCTCATCGCAATGCTCTTCATGCAGCAAGCTATCAAG GGACTTGTTGACGAGTTCCGCATTCCTGGGAGGGAGAACATAAAAGCACTACAGTTTGTTCCATCATGGAGGTTTGCCAACGGAATGTTCGCCATCGTGTTGTCATTTGGCCTTTTGCTCACCGCGCTGCGGAGCAGGAAAGCGCGATCCTGGCGCTATGGAGCAG GTTGGCTGCGTGGCTTCGTCGCCGACTACGGTGTTCCACTGATGGTGCTGGTGTGGACAGGAGTTTCCTACATACCACATGACAGTGTGCCGAAAGGGATCCCGCGGCGCCTCTTCAGCCCTAATCCATGGTCCCCTGGTGCATATGACAACTGGACAGTCATCAAG GACATGCTCCAAGTGCCAGTCATGTACATCATTGGTGCCTTCATGCCTGCAACAATGATTGCTGTCCTGTACTACTTCGACCACAGCGTGGCATCCCAGCTTGCTCAGCAGGCGGAGTTTAATTTGAGGAAGCCTCCATCTTTCCACTATGATTTGcttctcctaggcttcctg ACGTTGATGTGTGGCCTGATTGGTATCCCTCCATCCAATGGCGTCATTCCACAGTCGCCGATGCATACAAAGAGCTTGGCTACTCTAAAGCATCAG ATACTCCGTAACCGACTAGTGGCCACGGCACGGCAAAGCATGCGCCAGAACGCGAGCTTGAGCCAACTGTACAACAACATGCAGGATGCTTATCATCAGATTCAGACACCGCTGATCCACCAACAACAGACCGTCAAA GGCTTAAACGAGCTCAAGGACTCCACTGTCCAGTTAGCATCAAGCATGGGTAACTTCGATGCACCGGTTGATGAGACAATCTTTGACATAGAAAAAGAGATTGATGATCTGCTGCCTATGGAGGTCAAGGAGCAAAGGTTGAGCAACTTTCTACAGGCTGTGATGGTTGGGGGCTGCGTGGCCGCCATGCCCTTACTGAAGAAGATCCCTACAGCAGTTCTGTGGGGGTATTTTGCGTTCATGGCGATTGAGAGCTTGCCTGGTAACCAGTTCTGGGAACGAATTTTGCTGCTCTTCACTGCTCCCAGCAGAAGATACAA GGTGCTGGAAGAGTACCATACAACATTTGTCGAGACTGTGCCATTCAAGACGATAGCCATGTTCACACTCTTCCAGACCACATATCTGCTTGTTTGCTTTGGGATCACATGGATCCCAATAGCTGGGGTTCTCTTCCCCCTCATGATCATGCTCCTGGTTCCAGTCAGGCAGTACATCCTCCCAAAGCTCTTCAAAGGTGCACATCTCAATGACCTGGACGCAGCGGAGTATGAGGAGTCACCGGCTATCCCGTTCAACCTTGCTGCG CAAGATATTGATGTGGCACTGGGACGCACCCAAAGCGCAGAGATCCTTGACGACATGGTCACAAGAAGCCGCGGTGAGATCAAGCGCCTGAATAGTCCGAAGATCACCAGCTCAGGTGGCACTCCTGTCACGGAACTGAAAGGCATCCGCAGCCCTTGTATGTCTGAGAAGGCCTACAGCCCTCGCGTCAACGAGCTGAGGCATGAACGCAGCCCTCTAGGGGGGCGAGACAGTCCACGGATGGGTGAGGCCCGGCCATCCAAGCTGGGTGAAGGCTCAACACCAAAGTGA